In Desulfobacteraceae bacterium, the genomic stretch GTATCGGGTCTTTCAGGAAAACCGGGGTGGGCACGAAGCCCCGCGAGCGCCGCAGAAAGCGGGTCGACCCGGCGGCGTGGCGCACCACCGAGTCGTCGCTGCGCAGAATGATGTCCCGGTTGTGGACCAGAAAATAATCGGCAATCCCCCCCAGACGGGCCAGGGCCTCATCGTTGGCAATGGCGATGGGCTCCGCGCTGAGGTTGCCGCTGGTCATCACCAGGGCCAAAAAACCCTCTGCCAGCAGCAGGTGGTGCAGCGGGGTGTAGGGCAGCATGACCCCGATCCAGCGGTTGCCGGGGGCGATCGCGGCGGCCAGGGGGTGGGGGCTGGTTTTGGGGAGCAGCACGATCGGCCGCTGGCAGGAGCTCAGCAGCGCGGCCTCGGCGGGGGTGGCCGTGGCGTAGCGCGCCACCGTCTGCAGGTCGCGCGACATCACGGCAAAGGGCTTGTCGTCGCGGTGCTTGCGCCGGCGCAAGCGCGCAACGGCGGCGGGGTTTTCGGCATCCACGGCGAGATGGTAGCCCCCCAGACCTTTGACCGCCACGATGGCGCCGGCTTTGAGCAGACCGGCGGCGGCCGCGATGGCGTCCTCAAAGGCAACGGGCGCGCCGGCAGCGGCGCGCAGGCCCAGCGACGGCCCGCAGACGGCGCAGGCGTTGGGCTGGGCATGAAAGCGCCGGTCCAGGGGGTCATCGTACTCGGCCCGGCACTGCGGGCACATGGCAAAGGCCTTCATCGAGGTCTTGGGGCGGTCGTAGGGGATATCCTCGATGATCGTGTAGCGCGGCCCGCAATTGGTGCAGTTGATGAAGGGGTAGCGAAAACGGCGGTTGGCGGGGTCGAAGAGCTCGGCCAGGCAATCGGCGCAGACGGCGACATCCGGTGAGATCAGGGTTCCCCGCTGGTCCCGGCGGGAGCTGGCCACGATGGTGAAAGCCGCCCGGCCGACGGGGGCCTCTTCGGAAATCGTGAGGGCCGTGATGTGGGCCAGCGGCGGGGGGCTTTGGGTCAGTTCACGGCAGAAATCCGCGACATTTTCGGGCGCTCCCTCGGCGTGGATCGAGACGCCCGTGGCCGTGTTGGCCACCGTGCCGCGGATCCCGTGGCGGAGGGCGGCCTGGAAGACGAAGGGGCGGAAGCCGACGCCCTGGACGATGCCGTTGATCTCCACCTTACGCGCGATGGGGGCGGTTTTCATATGCGCAAGGGCCGTCACCGGTCATACCAACGGCCGCCGGGGTTTGGCGGGGGGGCAGTCATCAATCCTCAGGGGGCCCACCGGCGTCCAGCCGCTGGGCGACGTCGCGCAACAGCGCCAGGGATTCGCGGGCGGCTTCTTCGTCGATCTTGTGAAGGGCAAAACCGGCGTGCACGATGACGTAGTCCCCCACCCGGGGGTCTTCCAGCAGCAGCAGGCTGGCCTCACGGGTGACGCCGTCGACGTCGATGACGGCCATCTGGTCTTCGATCTTGACGATCCGGGATGGAATGGCAAGGCACATCAGCTGGGGCTCCTCCGGCTGTAAGTCACGCCCAGGCGGTCCAACTCCTGCAGCACCCTGGCGACCATGGGCGCCACCTGACGCCGGACCGCCGGGGTCATTTCCAAACTCAGGGTTTCGATGTCTTCGGGTTCCACCCCGAGAATAACGGTTTCCGGCACCTTGTCAAGGGCCTGGCACAAGGTCAGGGCCTCCAGCAGGTCCACCTGGTGCAGCGAATTTTTGGCCAGCACCCGCCGGGGGATGTCCTCGCCCGCCAGGCGGTAGAGGTCCCCGGCCTTGCCGCGGTTGCGGACCGCGTCCACCACGATCAGATGGTCGGGCTGCGAAATGACCCCCAGCAGATGGATCCCCAACACCCCGCCATCCACAACGAGGACCTCCTCGGGGAAGCGGTACTCGGCCTGAAGCTTTTCGATCACCCGGATGCCGAAGCCCTCGTCGGCGAACAGGAAATTGCCGACCCCCAGAATGGTGACCAACGGGTTGCCCATCGACCGGCTGCTCCATACCGCCCGGAAAAGCGGCGGCTTTTCAAGACAGCACTCCCGGCCCCCCCACTGGGAAGACCGGGAGCGCTGCCAGCTGCGACCCTTACACCACCCTGATTTTATAGACTTCGTTGGAGTGGGGGTCAATGACATGAATCGCGCAGGCCAGACAGGGATCGAAGGAGTGGACCGTGCGCAGCACCTCCAACGGCTTTTGGGGGTCGGCCACCGGAGTGCCGATCAGCGCCTCCTCCACCGGGCTCAGGTTGCCGGCACCGTCACGCGGCCCCAGGTTCCAGGTGGAGGGGACCACGTACTGGTAATTGCCGATCTTTCCATCCTCGATGCGGATCCAGTGACCCAGGGCCCCCCGCGGGACGTCGTTCAGCCCCACCCCGCTGGCGCTCTCGGGCATTTCGTAGGGCTGGTAGGTCCGGGTGTCGCCGTTTTTGAGGTTTTCCACCAGCTCCGTCACCCAGCCCTGCATGGCCTCGCCGATCGCCACGGCTTCCAGCCCGCGGGCGGCGGTCCGCCCGAGGGTCGAGAAAAGGGCGCTGGCCGGGATGTCCAACTGCTTGAGGGTGCTGTCCACCAGCGGCTTGATCTCGGTATGGCCCTTGGCGTAGGCCACCAGCACCCGCGCCAGCGGCCCCACTTCGCACGGCAGGCCGTCGTAGCGCGGGGCCTTGGCCCAGGAGTACTGGCCTTTGTCGGGGTCGTATTTGGGGTTTTCTTCGATGGGCCGGGTTTCGCCCTCGAAGGGGTGCTTGGGCTCCGATTTGACATACCAGGAGCGGGTCACGTCCTCGGTGACCTTCTGCTGGTCCACCATTTCGATCTTGCCCAGGTCGCGCTGGCGGATGATCCCGCGGGGTATGTAGAAGCTCTCCGGCTCCTGATCGCTGGCCGGGAATTCGCCATAGGTCAGAAAATTGGTGCAGCCGCCGATCCCGCCCCACTCCTTGTAGAAGGAGGCCACGGCCAACAGGTCGGGGATGTAGACGTTCTTGACGAAGTCCTGGGTCTCCTTGGTGATGTAGAGGAACTCGGCGATCCGGTCGGGGGTCAGGTCCGCCACCGAGGTCACGCCGCCTACCACGAGAGACTGGGGGTGGGGGTTTTTGCCGCCGAAAATGGCGTGCATGCGGGCGGCCCTGGCCTGCATGCGCAGGGCTTCGATGTAGTGCGCGGCGGCCATCAGATTGGCTTCCGGCGGCAGCTGGTAGGCCGAATGGCCCCAGTAGGCGTTGGCGAAGGGCCCCAGCTGGCCGCTGTCCACGAAGGTCTGCAGCCGGACCTGGACGTTTTTGAAATACTGACGGCCGCCCCAGGGGGCGTTGCTGGTGTTGTCCGATAGGGCGGCGGTCTTGGCCGGGTCGGCCTTGAGGGCGCTGACGATGTCCACCCAGTCCAGGGCGTGCAGATGGTAAAAGTGAACGATGTGGTCGTGCTGGTACTGGGCGCCGTTCAGCAGGTTGCGGATCAGGCGGGCATTGGCGGGAACCTTGATGCCGACCGCGTCGTCCACCGCGCGCACCGACGCCAGGGCATGGACGTAGGTGCACACCCCGCAGCTGCGCTGCACGAAATGGTGGGCGTCCCGCGGGTCACGGCCCTGCAGGATGACCTCGATCCCCCGGAAAAGCGTCCCGGAGCTCCAGGCGTTGACCACCTTGCCGCCCTCCACCTCGACTTCGATGCGCAGGTGCCCCTCTATTCTCGTGATCGGATCGATGGTAATTCTTTTACCCATATTTTCTCCTTGTTCTGCTTAGGGGGAAATCCCTTTTTGACGGATGTCCGGCCCCTACAGGGGCTCGTAGAAAGGCGTCATCTTGTCCCAGAAATTGGGTTCGCTGCAGCCCAGGCAGGGATGGCCCGCTTCCACCGGCCAGCTGGTGCCGTCGTTGAACTTCGCGACCGGGCAGTTGTTGTAGGTTTCCGGGCCGCGGCAGCCGACCTTGTAAAGGCAGTAGCCCATGGCGGCTTCCGGCGAGCCGAATTCCTCGACAAACTCCTCGTTTTCGAAATGGGACCGGCGGGGGCACTGGTCATGGATGGTCTTGCCGTAGGCAAACAGCGGACGCCCCAGGTCGTCCACGGCCGGCAGCTTGCCAAAAAGCAGGTAGTTGACGATGGTGCCGACAAAATTGACCGGGTTGGGCGGGCAGCCCGCGATGTTGACGGTCTTGATGCCGAGGGCTTCGCCGACCCCCTTCCAGCCACCCAGGTTGGGGGCCGCTGCCTGGATTCCGCCGAAGCTGGAACACTGGCCGATGCAGACCACCGCGGCGGCCTGGGGGCAGATTTCTTTGGCGATTTCCAGGAAGGTCCGTCCCCCCATTTTGCCGTAACCGCCGTCGAATTTGGTCCCCACCGCGCCCTCGCAGACACAGATGAATTTCCCTTTGTGCTTTTCGACGGCCGCATGGAGTTGTTCTTCGGCCTGACGGCCGGCGGCGGCCATGATGGTCTCGTGGTATTCCATGGAGAGCACTTCCAGCAGCAGCTCATCGATCCAGGGATACATGGTCCGCAGGGTGGCTTCGCTGCAGCCCGTGCACTCCGCGAAGTGCAGCCAGATCACCGGCGGCCGCTGGCTGCTGGGGGCCGCAAAGACCTGGGCCACCTTGGAGACGTATGCGGCCGAAAGCCCCATGGTTGCCGTGAGAAAGGTGCAGAATTTCATGAAGTCCCTTCGTGAGACGCCTTTGGCCTTGATTCTGTTGTAAAAATTGTGTTCCTTTTCCATCTACACCTCCTTGATGATGTAACAGCGGGAACGACCGCGGCTGAGCCCACGGCGGGCCGGTTGGCCTGAGCCGCGGCCGGCACCAAGCCTTTCGAAGGCCGTTGGGATTGTAGCGAAAAAAAACACGCCGGGGGAGAAAACGTCCAAGACCGCCCCGAGGTGTGGCCCTGTTTGGAAGTAAGAACCTAAAAATTCGAGAAATTGTGCCCAGTTCCCTCTTATGTCGGCAATTAAAATTTCGTCAAGTCAAAACTTGGCCACCCATCGCTCGGCCCGCCGGCTCGAACCGGGGTCACGGAAAAAGCCGCTTGCCGAAGCGGCCAGCAGATAGGGGCGCGCCGGAGGATTCCCATGGCCTTATGCCTCATGCGCCCGATTCCTATAAATTTTATTTGGATCTACCAAAATTAAAAACGAGAGTCAAGCAACTGAATTTCATTCGGGCCGGTTCCTACTTGCACCCCGCCTCCGCGGGAGCATTCCAGTGGTTTGGGGGCTGCAGGAACCCATTGAAAGGTGACAACAAATGTATTGACCTCAAAATAGGGCGATGCTATAGGAATTTGCTGAAATTAGGGAGGGATGGCCGAGTGGTTTAAGGCGGCGGTCTTGAAAACCGTTGAGTGTCAAAGCTCCGTGGGTTCGAATCCTACTCCCTCCGCCACCCGCGCTGGAGAGATGGCCGAGTCGGCTGAAGGCGCTCGCCTGCTAAGCGAGTGTGGGGCGAAAGTTCCACCGAGGGTTCGAATCCCTCTCTCTCCGCCATGGCATCCCTTTAAGCCTCGCCCTCTGCGTTTTTTCAATCCCGGGAATCGTTTTTTTCGTTTCTTCGTCCCCTTTCTTCCGGCAACCGGCAGCCCGCCGGATTACGGCCCGGCTATTTGAAAGGCATTTCTCCTTGACAAAATCCCCATTCCCTATTAGACAATGGCAATTTAATTGATGATCCAAGCTATTGATCACCGCAACTTTTAACCCAACGATAAGGAGACCCAAAGAGATGAGTAATTTGATTCCCCCGCATGGTGGAAAGGGACTGACCTGCTGCCTTCTGGAAGGCGCCGAGCTTGCCGCCGAAAAGAAAAAAGCGGAAGGCCTGAAGAAGATTTCGATCTCCCCCCGCGAAAAGGGCGACTTGATCATGATGGGCATCGGCGGCTTCAGCCCGCTGACCGGCTTTATGACCCGCGCCGACTGGAAGGGTGTCTGTGAGAACTTCCTGCTGGCCGATGGGACCTTCTGGCCCATCCCCGTGACCCTCTCGGCATCGGCCGAGGATGCCAACGCCATCAAAGAGGGGGACGAGATCACGCTTTTCGACCCTAAAGACAACGAAATCATGGCCACCATGAAGGTCGCCGAGAAATTCGCCATGAGCGAGGCCGACAAGAAATTCGAGTGTGAAAAGGTCTACATGGGCGAAGGCACGGCCACCCCGGAAGAATTCTGGAAAATCGCCAAGGACGACCATCCTGGGGTCCAGATGGTGATGGAGCAGAAAGATTACTGCCTGGCCGGCCCGGTCAAGGTGCTCACCGAAGGCGAGTATCCCAAGAAATACCCCGGAATCTATCAGCGCCCGGCCGAGTCCCGCAGGATTTTCGAGGAAAGGGGCTGGTCGGATGTCGCGGCGCTGCAACTGCGCAACCCCATGCACCGCTCCCACGAATACCTCTGCAAGATCGCAGTGGAGGTTTGTGACGGGGTCTACATCCACTCCCTGGTCGGCAACCTGAAGCCCGGCGACATCCCCGCCGAGGTTCGCGTTGATTGCATCGACGCCCTTGTCAAGCACTACTTCGTCGAAAAGAACGTCGTCCAGGGCGGCTACCCGCTGGACATGCGCTACGCCGGCCCCCGCGAAGGCCTCCTGCATGCCACCTTCCGTCAGAACTACGGCTGCTCCAAGATGATCATCGGCCGCGACCATGCCGGCGTGGGTGATTTCTACGGCATGTTTGAAGCCCAGACGATTTTCGACAAGATTCCCAAGCCCTCCGAGTTCGGCAAGGCCCTGCTGTGCGAGCCGCTCAAGATCGACTGGACCTTCTACTGCTTCAAGTGCGACGGCATGGCCTCCCTGCGCACCTGCCCGCACGCCAAGGAAGACCGGGTGCTGCTCTCCGGCACCATGCTGCGCAAGCTGCTCTCCGAAGGCGGTGAGCTGCCCGATCACTTCGGCCGCGATGAGGTCGTCCAGATCCTGCGCAAGTACTACGAAGGCCTGACCGAGAAAGTCGAGGTCAAGCTGCACGGCGCCGCCACCGGCGATACCAAGTAGCCGTCCTTAGGCAACAAGTTCAGAAGGGTTTCAGAGCACAAAGAGGGAGGCGCCGACCGGCGTCTCCCTCTTTTTTGTTGCCTCACCCGTTTTCCATTACCCCACCCCGGCCGGCCCACCACAACCGCCGCGCCCCTGGCCGACGGGCAAAATAAACGGGGGAGGCCGTCGCAAAACGGCCTCCCCCGTTTGGTCTATCTATCCCGCCGGCAGTCGCAGGCGATGGCGCACTACTTGCGGTTGGCGTACTCCGCGTAGGTCATGGCCACCGTGCGGTAGACGAGGTGCGCCAGCTTGGTAAAGGGCGTGTAGGCAAAAAGCCCCCAGATGAAGATCAGGTGGATAAAATACAGGGTGTAGGAAACCCCGGCAAAGCCCGCCAAACGGGTCATCTGGGTCAGCATCCCGGTCAGCCCGAGACCCAGGGCCAAGCCCAGCAGAAACCAGTCTTTGTAGTAGCTCTTCTGGTCTTTCTTATCCAGCCGGCTTTTGATCATCAGCAAACTGCCGATGATCAGGGCGATGCCGCTCACATTGGCCAGCCACTTGACCGGGTTGATCTGCTGGTAAGGCCCGTGGATCCCGAAGCCGTACATCACCACGAAGAAGATGTTGGTGACGATGAACAGCCCGATAAAACCGAAAAAGACCATCATGTGGGCCGTGGAGCGCTCGTTGTTTTCGGTGCACTCCGAAAACTTGCGGTGCTTGAGAATGGTCGGCAAGATCCGGAGAAAGGCCTGGGCGAAGCCGACCGGCTCGATTTTCTGCTTGTCGGTTTTGCCTTCCAAAAGCGCGTTCTGGTGGATGTCGTTCAAAAAGCGCTTCAAGCCCAGGGCGAAGACCCCCACCCCAAAGAAAAAGGTTGGAATCATAATGATGTCCACCAGGGTGGTGTGAATGAAATGGGCGTGCACGATCTCATCGCCGCCCGGGGGGATATTGAGCCAGTCGATTCCCACCAGCTTGAGCAAAAACCCCAGGCCCAGGATGATCACGGCCGGAATCGCCGCCAGAATCGGCAGCTTTTTGGGGTCGTTGACCATCTCGGCCAGTTTTTTGGGGGTCGCGTAGGCCTTGATGGCGTATTGCCGGATGGCCGCCAGGACCTCCCCCGGTTTGGCCGTGCGCGGACACAGGGTGTTGCAGTCCCCGCAGTTGTGGCACAGCCAGATGTCGGCACTGCCCAGCAGCTTGTCTTTCAACCCCCAGGAGGCTGCGATCATCTCCTTGCGGGGAAAGGGTTTGGTGTCGGGCGAAATCGGGCAGGCAACCGAACAGGTCGCGCACTGATAGCACTTTTTCAGGTCTTCGCCCCCCAGCGCGCCGACTTCCTTGATAAAATCCAGATCAGGCTCAACAACGTAGGCTTCGGCCATTTTTTTCCTCCTCACGCAGGTCAGCTCTTGGGGCGGGTCGGCCCGAAGGACCGCCCGCCCCCGAATGGTCATCGTCACTAGAATCCCTTGAATGGGTTCGGACCGAGTTCTTCAATGCTTTCCACAAAGGAATTGATCATTTCCGGCAGCTTGTGGTAGTCGTCGATGGCCACCTCGAACTGTCTGACCCGTTCCTCCTCCAGTGCCAGGCTGGCGAGGGCGTCGCCGATCTTCTTCATCCGCACTTCGGCCAGCTCACTGCCTTTGACGAAGTGGCACTGGTAGTCGTCCCCGTGCTTGCAGCCCAGGAGAAAAACGCCGTCCATCCCCTGGGAAAGGGCATCCTTGATCCAGATGACGTTGACCGAGCCCAGACAGCGAACCGGCACGAAGCGCACGTCGGCCGAGTAGCTCAGGCGGTTCAAGCCGGCGATATCCAGCGCCGGATAGGCGTCGTTCTCGCACACCAACCCCAGGATCCGGAAAGGCGGCTCGGCGTAGTCATCCTCCGAGGGCACACCCACGGCCTTGACCATGGACCCGACGCTGTCGATGTTGTAGTCCGCGAAACCGATGATCCGCTCGGGGCAGGCCCCCATGCAGGTGCCGCAGCGTCGGCAGCGGGTGGGGTTGGGCTTCGGGGTGCCCTTGGCATCGTCGTCCAGGGCACCGAACGGGCACTCCTCGGTGCAGCGCTTACACTGGGTGCAGCGCTGGAAGAAGAAGTCCGGGAAGGTCATGTCGCCCGAGCGCGGATGGACCGACACCCCGCGGTTGACCGACTCCAGGCACTGGATCGCCTTGAGGGCGGCGCCGCTTGCGTCCTCCATGGACTCCTCGGCGGTCATGCTGCGGCGGACGCCGCCGGCGGCGTAGATGCCGGTTCTCTGGGTTTCATAGGGGAAGCAGATGAAGTTGGAGTCGGCGTAGCCGTTGAACAGCCCGATATCGCGGAAACCGGGGCCCTGGCGGTAGGCCAGGTTGACGACCGGGTCATCGGCGGTGGCGGGCACCATCCCGGTTGCCAGCACCACCATGTCGGCGTTGACCTTGACCTTCTCCCCCAGCAAGGTGTTGTCGGCTTCGACCGTGAGGCCGCTGCCGTTCTGGGTCACCGCGACCACCTCGCCCTTGGTCAGGAAAATACCGGGGTCCTGCTGAATGGCTTTGTAGAAATTCTCCGACAGGCCCGGGGTGCGCATGTGCTGGTAGAACACGAAGGCCTTGCCGTCGCTGAAATCCTCGCGCACGTACTTGGCCTGCTTGAGGGCCACCAGGCTGGTGACCGAACCGGCATAATCGAAATCCTGGTCGTTGCCCTGCCCGGGGCTTTGGATGAAGACCACCGATTTGGCCGGCTTGCCGTCGGAGGGTCGGGTGATCTGGCCCTTGGCGGCCAGCTCTTCGAACTGGTGGTTGGTGACCACATCCGGGAACTGCCCAAACCCCAGGTGCGCGAACTCGCCCTCCTTGGGCTCGTAGGGGCGCCAGCCAGCAGCGAGAATCACGGCCCCGTAAAGCTCCCCATTGGGATCCAGGGTCAGGATGTCCTTTTTGCCCTTGTTGTACTCCATGTAAACTTCGTGCAGCTTTTCGGCCTCCAGCTCCTTGCCGCTTTCATCCACCTTCATCTCATCGGGCAGCGGAAAGGGGACATCGAACTCGATCTTTTCCCCGGGCTTTTTGAAGGTGACCGTAAATTCACCGGGCTCACCGGCGATGCGGGCCACCACGGTGTTGGTCTTGACGGTGATTTTGGGGTCGGCCTCCACCGCTTTGATGAGATCCCCGACCATCGGCGAAATCAGCCGGTCGTATGGGTTGCCGAGCGGCAGCTGCTTGCGCCAGTGGTTGGCATGGCCACCGAGCTGGGCGCTCTTTTCGACGATGGTGGCCTCGTAGCCGACCTTGGCGGCATCCAGGGCGGCGGAAATCCCGGTAATCCCGCCGCCGATGACCAGGATCTTGCGGCTGAGGTTTTCCACCTTGTGCGGCTCGGGCAGGTTGATTTTCTCCACCCGCGCCATCCCCATTTTGATGTAGTCTTCGGCCAGCATCTGGACGCGGTCGTAGTTGTCCTCGTCTTCCTTCTGCTCCGGGGTGAGGGCCGGAAATTCCGAGCGCGGGTGGGACCATACGACCTGCTCGCGCAGGTTGACGCGGTCGACGATGCAGCCGTCAAAACGAAAGACGTCGAAATTCACCCGGCGCGAGCAGGCCGCGATCACCAGGGTGTTGATGCCCTTCTCGGCGATGTCCTTCTTGAGCAGCGCGACCCCCTCCTGGCCGCACAGACACGGGTGGGTTTGGACCGGCAGCCCCTCTTCTTCCGGAACGCCCTTCAAGGCCTCGATGTCCAGGGCTTCTCCAATGCCACAGCCTTCGCAGATATAAACACCATACTTCTTGTCCATGAATAAACCTCCTACCGCTTCAGGGTTTGAATCGCCTTAAGGGCCATACCGGTTGCATTCTGGTTGCAGGAGACGACGTCGGCCGGTTTGTTGGCACACCCTGCCGCGAACATACCGCCTTTCTCAAAGTCGTTGATGATGAAACCATCGTCGGTATACTTCAGGTCAGCGGGAAGTTTGACATTGGCCGCGGACGGCTGCATGCCGGTGGCCAGAACCACCATCTCGACGGTCTGGTGGATTTTTTCGCCGGTCACGGCATTTTCGGCCACCACCGTCAGATTGCCGCTTTGCGGGTCTTCGCTGACCTCCGCAACTTTGCCCTTGATCAGGAAGACATTCGGGTCCTCCTTGATTTTCTGGTAGAACTTTTCATAGCGCTGGCCCGGCGCCCTGAGATCGATGTAGAAGATGTAGACCTTTGCCTCCGGGTACTGCGCCCGGACGTAGGTGGCGTGCTTCAGGGAGGCCATGCAACAGATGTAAGAGCAGTAGGGGAGATGGTTTTCGTCCCTGGAGCCGGCGCATTGCACAAAGGCGATGCTTTGCGGTGCTTTGTCGTCGGAGGGCCGCTGGATCTTGCCCTGGGTCGGCCCGTTGAAGGCCGCCATGCGCTCGAGCATCATGTTGGTGACAATGTTTTGATAACGGCCGAAGCCGAGGTTGTCGATCCGGCTGGCGTCGTAGGGTTCCCAGCCGGTTGCCCAGACAATCGCGCCCACCTGCAGGTTGAGGGTCTTGGGCTGCATCTCGAGATCCACCGCGTCGTACTTGCAGGCCTCTTTGCAGCGCTGGGCGTCTTCGGTGCCGATAATTTGGGGGCTGATCACGAACCTGGCGGGAAAGGCCATGGCATGGGGCAGGTAGGCGCCCTTGGTACGGTCCATCCCAAAATTGAATTCGTTGGAAATCTCGGTCTCGCAGGCGTCGGCGCAGGCGCCGCAGGCGGTGCAGTTTTCATTGACGTAGCGCGGGGCGATCCGCACGGCGACATCGTAGCTGCCGGGAGCGCCGCTGACCTTTTCGACCTCGGCGAGGGTCAACACCTTGATCCGGGGGTTGTCTTTGATTCGTCTGAAATTGATCTCAAGCCCGCAGGTGGGGGGGCATAGCTTGGGAAAGTATTGGTTCAGCTGGGCGACCCTGCCACCCAGGTACGGATTTTTTTCAACCAAAATCACCTCGTAGCCCACTTCGGCAGCTTCAAGGGCCGTGGTCAACCCGCTAATCCCTCCTCCAACAACCATAATGCTCCCGTTTGCAGGGGCTGCGTTGTCCAGTGTCATGCTATCCCTCCATGCATAGTGTGTTTCCGTTGATTAAGGAACCCGGCAAAAACGATTCCTCCATCGTGCGGTCTTTTGTCCGCCACCGGGGCTGCACCCACCACCGGCAGACATCGCGATGGGCGCCGCAGGTTGTCGCTTGGTGACGGGCCAAAACCCGGCGCCATCTTTTGAAATCGTTGATTACCGCGACCTTGAGGCGCTGACTGGCATGTGGTAAACTTTGAATTTGCCATTGGAGGGCGGGATCGATCCAGACAGGTAATGGTACACAAAAAAGCATTCCCAGGCTTAAGAAACCCTTACTTTCCCCTTGCGGGGAACCGTTTTCCCACGCCCTCTCCGAGACGTTGCGGTGCGATCGTTTTAATGAAAAACCTCCAGGTATCCTAAGATACCTGGAGGCCGCTGCTGCTATACCGTTACCGGCATGTCATCAATCCGGGATGATCTTGATGTAGTCTTTCTTGAAGACATCCCATTTTTGCGCTTTCGGGTCGTACTTGGAGTTGACGAAGCAGAACCAGTTCTCGTCGTCCTGCCCCGGGTAGTCGGCCTGATAGTAGAAGCCGGGGTAGCGGGTTTCCTTGCGGAACTGGATGTGACGCAGGTGGGATTCCACCGTCCAGATGCGGTGGTAGATTTCCCAGCAGCGCATCAGTTCGTGCAGGTCCCCGGCGGCCAGCTTTTCGCAGTCCTCGCGCATTGTCTGGAGCAGATCCATGACGATCTCCAGGTTCTTGCTGGTGGTCTGGTAGAAGGTGGCCGTCCCGCCGCCGTATTCGTTGGTGGCCTTCATCAGCCGCAGCGCC encodes the following:
- a CDS encoding FAD-dependent oxidoreductase — encoded protein: MDKKYGVYICEGCGIGEALDIEALKGVPEEEGLPVQTHPCLCGQEGVALLKKDIAEKGINTLVIAACSRRVNFDVFRFDGCIVDRVNLREQVVWSHPRSEFPALTPEQKEDEDNYDRVQMLAEDYIKMGMARVEKINLPEPHKVENLSRKILVIGGGITGISAALDAAKVGYEATIVEKSAQLGGHANHWRKQLPLGNPYDRLISPMVGDLIKAVEADPKITVKTNTVVARIAGEPGEFTVTFKKPGEKIEFDVPFPLPDEMKVDESGKELEAEKLHEVYMEYNKGKKDILTLDPNGELYGAVILAAGWRPYEPKEGEFAHLGFGQFPDVVTNHQFEELAAKGQITRPSDGKPAKSVVFIQSPGQGNDQDFDYAGSVTSLVALKQAKYVREDFSDGKAFVFYQHMRTPGLSENFYKAIQQDPGIFLTKGEVVAVTQNGSGLTVEADNTLLGEKVKVNADMVVLATGMVPATADDPVVNLAYRQGPGFRDIGLFNGYADSNFICFPYETQRTGIYAAGGVRRSMTAEESMEDASGAALKAIQCLESVNRGVSVHPRSGDMTFPDFFFQRCTQCKRCTEECPFGALDDDAKGTPKPNPTRCRRCGTCMGACPERIIGFADYNIDSVGSMVKAVGVPSEDDYAEPPFRILGLVCENDAYPALDIAGLNRLSYSADVRFVPVRCLGSVNVIWIKDALSQGMDGVFLLGCKHGDDYQCHFVKGSELAEVRMKKIGDALASLALEEERVRQFEVAIDDYHKLPEMINSFVESIEELGPNPFKGF
- a CDS encoding CoB--CoM heterodisulfide reductase iron-sulfur subunit A family protein, whose translation is MTLDNAAPANGSIMVVGGGISGLTTALEAAEVGYEVILVEKNPYLGGRVAQLNQYFPKLCPPTCGLEINFRRIKDNPRIKVLTLAEVEKVSGAPGSYDVAVRIAPRYVNENCTACGACADACETEISNEFNFGMDRTKGAYLPHAMAFPARFVISPQIIGTEDAQRCKEACKYDAVDLEMQPKTLNLQVGAIVWATGWEPYDASRIDNLGFGRYQNIVTNMMLERMAAFNGPTQGKIQRPSDDKAPQSIAFVQCAGSRDENHLPYCSYICCMASLKHATYVRAQYPEAKVYIFYIDLRAPGQRYEKFYQKIKEDPNVFLIKGKVAEVSEDPQSGNLTVVAENAVTGEKIHQTVEMVVLATGMQPSAANVKLPADLKYTDDGFIINDFEKGGMFAAGCANKPADVVSCNQNATGMALKAIQTLKR